One segment of Tamlana crocina DNA contains the following:
- a CDS encoding DUF4136 domain-containing protein, whose product MKFLYTTLLALLFVACAPIRVNYDYDKQASFSNYKTYQYYGNMETGLSELDTKRLLDAIDAQMSAKGFSISEIPDFFIDIKSAEYHEPQRSSVGVGLGGGGRNVGGGISIGIPVGQSNVNKQLTIDFVDESKKQLFWQAVSEFDFNPNFQPEKREEKFNAVAEKILSEYPPSK is encoded by the coding sequence ATGAAATTTCTATACACCACACTTTTAGCTCTACTTTTTGTAGCCTGTGCACCTATTCGGGTGAATTATGATTACGACAAACAGGCTTCCTTCAGTAACTACAAAACCTACCAATATTACGGAAACATGGAAACGGGCTTGAGCGAATTGGATACCAAACGCCTCTTGGATGCCATCGATGCCCAAATGTCGGCAAAAGGTTTCTCCATTTCTGAAATCCCTGATTTTTTTATCGACATTAAAAGTGCCGAATACCACGAACCTCAACGCAGCTCTGTTGGCGTTGGCTTGGGCGGTGGCGGCCGAAATGTTGGTGGCGGTATTTCCATTGGTATTCCCGTTGGGCAAAGTAACGTAAACAAACAACTTACCATCGATTTCGTTGACGAAAGTAAAAAACAACTCTTTTGGCAAGCCGTTAGCGAGTTCGATTTTAATCCCAATTTTCAACCTGAAAAAAGAGAAGAAAAATTCAATGCTGTAGCCGAAAAAATACTTTCGGAATATCCACCATCCAAGTAG
- a CDS encoding SDR family oxidoreductase, with protein sequence MNDIKNKVALITGGSKGIGFGIAQAFLAEGVNVAFTSRSESAANEAAGLLNKSNTTKAEAIGIKADVRNFESQQNAVRKVLTHFNQLDVVVANAGLGHYASIEDLSVEQWHETIDTNLTGVFYTIKSSVEALKQSKGYFITISSLAGTNFFANGSAYNASKFGLTGFTQAVMLDLRHHGVKVSTIMPGSVSTYFNNRTPGENDDWKIQIEDIGELAVDLLKMNPRTLPSKIEVRPTMPPKK encoded by the coding sequence ATGAACGATATAAAAAATAAAGTCGCCCTAATAACAGGCGGATCGAAAGGCATAGGTTTTGGCATTGCTCAAGCATTTTTGGCAGAAGGCGTAAACGTTGCCTTTACCAGTAGAAGTGAATCAGCAGCAAACGAAGCAGCCGGTTTGTTAAACAAAAGCAACACAACCAAAGCTGAAGCCATTGGCATAAAAGCCGATGTTAGAAACTTTGAAAGTCAGCAAAACGCTGTTAGAAAGGTCTTGACCCATTTCAACCAATTGGATGTGGTAGTTGCCAATGCTGGATTGGGACACTACGCCAGTATTGAAGATTTAAGCGTGGAACAGTGGCACGAAACCATTGACACCAACCTTACAGGCGTTTTCTACACTATCAAATCGAGTGTGGAAGCCCTAAAACAATCCAAGGGCTATTTCATTACCATTTCAAGTTTAGCGGGCACCAACTTTTTTGCCAATGGCTCGGCTTACAATGCCAGTAAATTTGGCTTAACAGGATTCACGCAAGCTGTGATGCTCGATTTAAGGCACCACGGTGTAAAAGTAAGTACCATTATGCCCGGTTCGGTATCTACCTATTTTAATAATCGAACGCCCGGCGAAAACGACGATTGGAAAATACAAATTGAAGATATTGGCGAATTGGCAGTTGATTTATTAAAAATGAACCCCAGAACCTTACCAAGCAAGATTGAAGTTCGTCCCACTATGCCTCCAAAGAAATAA
- a CDS encoding M64 family metallopeptidase, with translation MKQLLLGLLCLLNGVYSFAQIFDVEAIKVSGANENRINLVVLSEGYQVTEFEDFIADVTAFSDAMFNQSPFKEYTNYFNVYAIKVPSNESGADHPATATDVDESGSTPQLVDTYFNATFDAFGYHRYLYYGIDYAEAATAEAKIRSVLADNFPTYDQALILVNTPYYGGTGGEFPIAAASADANELALHELGHSMFYLKDEYLLPDEYYSEGINMTQESNSNLVKWKNWMGINGIGTFQHGTTGVPASWYKPINAQCKMEVLYKPFCSVCTEGIVERIHDLISPIESYSPVLNTVEGSGFPMDFQLNLINTIPNTLETEWTLNETNFSNNLDGVSVEETDLVEGENTLIAAVHDASSFLKIDNHESLHINTVTWTINYSTLGVEGITSTENSLSISMYPNPTSDIIHFKFENNNGRSLKIDIIGVDGKVIKSLSVENYGQQQLNLGDLKTGVYIARFYSDKILLATKKIVKN, from the coding sequence ATGAAACAGCTGTTATTGGGATTGCTATGCTTACTAAATGGCGTTTATTCATTTGCACAGATATTTGATGTTGAAGCCATAAAAGTTTCAGGAGCTAACGAAAACCGAATCAATTTAGTGGTGCTGAGCGAAGGTTATCAAGTTACGGAATTTGAGGACTTTATTGCAGATGTTACTGCGTTTAGTGATGCGATGTTCAACCAAAGTCCGTTTAAGGAATATACCAATTATTTTAATGTTTATGCCATAAAAGTGCCTTCGAACGAAAGTGGTGCAGATCATCCAGCGACAGCAACCGATGTGGATGAATCAGGAAGTACGCCACAATTGGTCGATACCTATTTTAACGCTACTTTCGATGCTTTTGGTTACCATAGGTATTTGTATTATGGCATCGATTATGCCGAAGCGGCAACGGCCGAAGCAAAAATCCGTTCGGTGCTGGCAGATAATTTTCCGACTTACGATCAGGCTTTAATCTTGGTTAATACGCCTTATTATGGTGGAACGGGAGGCGAGTTTCCCATCGCAGCGGCTAGCGCTGATGCCAACGAATTGGCGTTGCATGAGTTGGGGCATTCCATGTTCTATTTAAAGGATGAATACCTATTGCCTGATGAGTACTATTCCGAAGGCATTAATATGACACAAGAGTCAAATTCTAATTTGGTGAAATGGAAAAATTGGATGGGTATTAACGGTATAGGTACCTTTCAGCACGGTACTACTGGCGTGCCAGCTTCCTGGTACAAGCCCATAAATGCACAATGTAAAATGGAAGTATTATATAAGCCGTTTTGTTCGGTTTGCACGGAAGGTATTGTTGAAAGAATACACGATTTAATCTCTCCAATTGAATCATATTCCCCTGTTTTGAATACGGTTGAAGGTTCCGGTTTCCCGATGGATTTTCAACTGAATTTAATAAATACCATTCCGAATACTTTGGAAACGGAATGGACTTTAAATGAAACCAATTTTTCAAACAATCTTGACGGTGTTTCGGTTGAAGAAACGGATTTGGTTGAAGGAGAAAATACGTTGATTGCTGCGGTGCATGATGCATCGTCGTTCCTAAAAATTGATAACCACGAAAGCTTGCACATTAATACGGTAACTTGGACGATAAATTATTCCACTTTGGGCGTTGAAGGCATTACAAGTACAGAAAACAGTTTAAGTATTTCGATGTACCCCAACCCAACTAGCGACATAATTCATTTTAAGTTTGAAAACAATAACGGTCGCAGTTTAAAAATCGATATTATTGGTGTGGATGGGAAAGTCATAAAATCACTGTCCGTTGAAAATTATGGACAACAGCAATTAAACCTCGGAGATTTAAAAACGGGCGTATATATTGCCCGCTTTTATTCCGATAAGATTCTTTTAGCGACCAAAAAAATAGTGAAAAATTAA
- a CDS encoding MG2 domain-containing protein yields the protein MKRLLPLFMILFFAQFLTAQTNDYNDLWTKVEQLEGEGLPKSALKVVEKISEKATKEYNSPQLIKTMLFKSKFALVLEEDAQLNIVNDFRKQIEISEFPTKNVLESILANMFWQYFNQNRYQFYSRTKTSEKVDPSTSSGQASDFRTWDLQTLFDEIHLHFQNSLQNGLMLQQEPLSKFSVLLEEVKGSKTFRPTLFDFLNHQALDFYKTNESHITKPAYKFEIDNPDFLGDARAFSELKITSKDSKSLQLNALKIFQDVIHFHLKDKTPFALADADIQRLKFVNEHATFVDKEALLLSALKTESERLKRHEASGLYDFEIASIYFQQSQKYQPKADETFRWKAREALELCNSVISKFPKSVAAEKCKTLKSQIEYTTLQITAEDFLPIQSPSKVLVRYKNLDNLQFKIFSISENEFKKFSKTYRKDEQLKFIKKLNVVGSWASQLKNEGDYQMHSTEVLIPKLDNGRYIVLATVESEEDVFGFTNIQVTNLALVETEAPQHKIFQVIDRNMGAPLANAKVELTFNENSNNRNTKENYSPDANGQIKIRKSRDRYRNVVAKVSHGNDTVYFGNYYLGSVYNREKDEENYKAFVFTDRSIYRPGQTLYFKAIAMEVVNGKSQVVPNELVYATLYNVNGEEIKELEFKTNAFGSVSGEFILPNNGLNGEYHIEFDGVKEDFYAEYYFSVEEYKRPKFQTQFQPVTETYKINDSITVKGTALAYAGSNITDAKVVYRVHRKVQYPRWYFWYRPWFNSEPQEITHGESMTNEKGEFEISFKALPDTSVDKSSLPVFNYEITADVTDVNGETRSATTIVNVGYHALLAKMEVPNVLDKTNKDHSIKIETKNLNGEFVPATGTIKMYKLKAPNAVLRPRPWPAPDYKTLSKAEFKKLFPHEAYADEHQSEHWEKGDLVFEKTFNTETSKEVNLGKIKKWASGQYIIELESKDKFGQLVKDQVKTALFSETDSTMADNQLFSITTNKDTYNVGDVTEVTLASAAENISVTLSIEKDGETVKTEIVTLNNNKKTIKIPVEKDDLGGFIVHYSFAAFNSFQSGNVPISVPYPKTDLEIETLTFRDKLQLGSDETWQFKIKGPLGEKVSAELLASMYDASLDQFKPHTWNFNPIQQPQYYTRSHSQANRSFGTQNFRVYNNKMRISYPQQNYDQLNWFGFVFGNKNLMIRGVSSITNTLSGRVAGVQIVEDAVEEETVAFSALDEVVTDGYGIQEKKDFAGATLPPPASTEEGVEKPNFDNILIRKNLQETAFFFPQLQTDESGNVSFSFKTPEALTQWKLQLLAHTKTLESAVTQLETVTQKELMVILNTPRFLRNGDQITISTKIANLTDKSLSGQTKLMLTDAISGEEINERLVTSNGVETFSVSPNGNTQVSWNLNIPENVDAVQYKIVAKAGDFSDGEQNVLPVLSNRMLVTETLPMWVKSNEARTFVLDKLKHVTSSTLNYHKLTLEITSNPAWYAVQALPYLMEYPYECNEQTFSRYYANALASHIANSNPRIQKVFNQWKSQDALISNLEKNEELKSILIQETPWLRDAQSETEQKKRIALLFDLNKMNNELQSAIRKLKNNQMSSGAWSWFKGGYENRYITQHIIAGFGHLKQINVTSTTLIDQSKMIEKAINYLDSEFIQEYKDIRKYDVKVDLNEDHLSYTQLHYLYMRSFFPEVKKSKEVEEITEYYQTQIQKYWLKRSLYAKGLMALVSHRNKDAKTTSKILKSLLETSITSEEQGMYWKSNTNSWFWYQAPIETQALMVEVFSEAGASIHVSLSAVEAQKKNLETIDNLKIWLLKNKQTNSWKTTKATTEAVYALLLKGSDWLSVTDMVDVVLGGQKIEPNKIENVKVEAGTGYFKTSWNTGEIKPEMAEVKMSKKGEGIAWGALYWQYFEDLDKITSPETPLKLKKKLFLKKNTDAGEEISEITENTHLKVGDLVRVRIELRSDRNMEFIHMKDMRAAGLEPVNVISRYKWQDGLGYYESTKDASTNFFFDYLPKGVYVFEYDLRVNNVGNMSNGITTIQSMYAPEFSSHSEGVRIEVK from the coding sequence ATGAAACGTTTATTACCTTTATTTATGATATTGTTTTTTGCTCAATTTTTAACCGCACAAACCAACGATTATAACGACTTGTGGACCAAAGTGGAGCAATTGGAAGGCGAAGGTTTGCCAAAATCGGCTTTAAAAGTGGTTGAGAAAATTTCAGAAAAGGCTACCAAAGAATACAACTCACCGCAGCTAATCAAGACCATGCTTTTTAAAAGCAAATTCGCCTTGGTTTTGGAAGAGGATGCGCAATTGAACATCGTTAATGACTTCAGAAAACAGATTGAAATCAGCGAATTCCCTACAAAAAATGTTTTAGAAAGCATATTGGCCAATATGTTTTGGCAATATTTCAACCAAAACAGGTATCAGTTTTACAGCCGAACCAAGACTTCTGAAAAAGTAGACCCTTCGACAAGTTCAGGACAGGCTTCTGATTTTAGAACTTGGGATTTACAGACGCTTTTTGATGAAATCCACCTTCATTTTCAAAATTCATTACAGAACGGGTTAATGCTGCAGCAGGAACCACTGAGCAAGTTCAGTGTTTTACTGGAAGAAGTGAAAGGTTCGAAAACATTTAGGCCAACGTTGTTCGATTTTTTAAACCACCAAGCCCTCGATTTTTATAAAACCAACGAAAGCCACATCACCAAACCGGCCTATAAATTTGAAATTGATAATCCGGATTTTTTGGGCGATGCCCGAGCGTTTTCAGAGTTGAAAATAACTTCGAAAGACTCCAAGTCTTTGCAGCTTAATGCGCTGAAAATTTTTCAGGATGTCATCCATTTTCATTTAAAAGATAAAACGCCTTTTGCATTGGCCGATGCCGATATTCAAAGATTGAAGTTTGTAAACGAACACGCTACTTTTGTAGATAAAGAAGCCTTGTTGCTAAGTGCCTTAAAAACGGAAAGCGAGCGCTTAAAACGCCATGAAGCTTCCGGCCTGTATGATTTTGAGATTGCCTCCATTTATTTTCAGCAAAGCCAAAAATACCAACCAAAGGCAGATGAAACCTTTCGCTGGAAGGCGAGGGAAGCCCTGGAATTATGCAACAGTGTCATTTCAAAATTCCCAAAAAGTGTTGCGGCCGAAAAGTGCAAAACTCTAAAATCACAAATTGAATATACCACGCTTCAAATTACAGCCGAAGATTTTCTGCCCATTCAATCGCCATCAAAAGTGCTGGTGCGCTATAAAAACTTGGATAATCTGCAATTTAAAATCTTTTCAATTTCTGAAAATGAATTCAAAAAATTCAGCAAAACATACCGAAAGGACGAGCAGCTTAAATTTATAAAAAAGCTAAATGTTGTTGGGTCTTGGGCAAGCCAACTGAAAAATGAGGGTGATTACCAAATGCATTCCACCGAGGTTTTAATCCCGAAATTAGATAACGGCAGGTACATTGTTTTAGCCACTGTTGAAAGCGAGGAGGATGTGTTCGGTTTTACGAATATTCAAGTTACCAATTTGGCTTTGGTTGAAACTGAAGCACCACAGCATAAAATATTTCAGGTGATAGACCGGAATATGGGGGCACCCCTAGCGAACGCTAAAGTTGAGTTGACTTTTAATGAAAACAGCAATAACCGAAACACTAAAGAAAATTACTCTCCTGATGCCAACGGGCAAATTAAAATAAGAAAATCGAGAGACCGCTATCGCAATGTTGTGGCCAAGGTAAGCCATGGTAACGATACGGTCTATTTTGGCAATTATTATTTGGGTTCGGTTTATAATCGAGAGAAGGATGAAGAGAACTACAAGGCTTTTGTGTTTACTGATAGAAGTATTTATAGACCCGGGCAAACCCTATATTTTAAAGCTATTGCGATGGAGGTGGTAAACGGAAAATCTCAGGTGGTGCCGAACGAATTGGTATATGCTACATTGTACAATGTAAACGGTGAGGAAATTAAGGAACTGGAATTTAAAACCAATGCTTTTGGGTCAGTTTCGGGCGAGTTTATATTGCCCAATAACGGGTTAAATGGAGAATATCATATTGAGTTCGATGGGGTTAAAGAAGACTTTTATGCCGAATATTATTTTTCAGTAGAAGAATACAAGCGGCCCAAGTTCCAAACCCAGTTTCAACCCGTTACAGAAACTTATAAAATAAACGATTCCATAACCGTAAAAGGCACGGCTTTGGCCTATGCGGGCAGCAATATTACCGATGCCAAGGTGGTGTATCGCGTTCACCGAAAGGTGCAATATCCGCGATGGTATTTTTGGTATCGACCATGGTTTAACAGCGAGCCACAGGAAATTACCCATGGCGAAAGTATGACCAATGAAAAAGGAGAGTTCGAAATAAGCTTTAAAGCCCTTCCGGATACCAGTGTCGATAAAAGCAGTTTGCCTGTTTTTAATTATGAAATTACGGCCGATGTTACCGATGTAAACGGCGAAACCCGAAGTGCGACAACCATAGTTAATGTAGGTTATCATGCGCTGTTGGCTAAAATGGAGGTGCCGAATGTTTTGGACAAAACGAATAAAGACCACAGCATAAAGATTGAAACCAAAAACCTAAACGGGGAGTTTGTTCCCGCAACGGGCACTATAAAAATGTATAAGTTGAAAGCTCCAAATGCGGTGCTGCGTCCGCGACCATGGCCGGCTCCCGATTATAAAACGCTTTCAAAAGCCGAATTCAAAAAACTATTTCCGCACGAAGCTTATGCCGATGAGCACCAATCTGAACATTGGGAAAAAGGCGATTTGGTTTTCGAGAAAACGTTCAATACCGAAACCTCGAAAGAGGTCAACCTCGGAAAAATTAAAAAGTGGGCTTCGGGACAGTACATCATCGAACTGGAAAGCAAAGATAAGTTTGGACAATTGGTAAAAGACCAAGTAAAAACAGCTTTGTTTAGTGAAACCGATAGCACTATGGCCGATAACCAATTGTTCAGTATCACCACGAATAAAGACACTTACAATGTTGGTGACGTGACGGAAGTCACTTTGGCCTCGGCTGCCGAAAATATTTCGGTAACTCTTTCCATTGAAAAAGATGGGGAAACCGTAAAAACAGAGATTGTGACTTTAAATAACAACAAAAAGACAATCAAGATTCCTGTTGAAAAAGATGATTTGGGCGGATTTATAGTGCATTACAGTTTTGCGGCGTTCAATAGTTTTCAGTCTGGGAATGTACCTATTTCTGTGCCATACCCCAAAACCGATTTAGAAATTGAGACGCTTACGTTCAGAGACAAATTGCAACTTGGAAGCGATGAAACTTGGCAATTCAAAATAAAAGGTCCGCTAGGCGAAAAAGTAAGTGCCGAGTTATTGGCGAGCATGTACGATGCATCGTTGGACCAATTTAAACCGCATACTTGGAATTTCAATCCCATACAGCAGCCACAATATTATACCCGTAGCCATAGCCAAGCCAATCGAAGTTTCGGCACGCAAAATTTTAGGGTTTATAACAACAAAATGCGTATCAGCTATCCGCAGCAAAATTATGATCAACTGAATTGGTTTGGGTTTGTTTTTGGGAATAAAAACTTAATGATTCGAGGTGTTTCAAGTATTACGAATACATTAAGCGGAAGAGTTGCTGGAGTGCAAATTGTTGAAGATGCAGTAGAAGAAGAAACGGTTGCATTTTCTGCTTTGGATGAAGTAGTGACTGATGGTTACGGAATACAAGAGAAAAAGGATTTTGCAGGGGCTACGCTACCTCCTCCAGCATCTACCGAGGAAGGAGTGGAGAAGCCAAACTTCGACAATATTCTAATCCGTAAAAATTTACAGGAAACGGCCTTTTTCTTTCCGCAGTTGCAAACCGATGAATCGGGCAACGTCAGCTTCAGTTTTAAAACTCCAGAAGCTTTAACCCAATGGAAATTACAATTGCTGGCGCACACTAAAACTTTGGAAAGTGCCGTAACCCAATTGGAAACCGTAACCCAAAAAGAGTTGATGGTAATCCTCAACACACCCCGTTTTTTACGTAACGGTGACCAAATCACCATCAGTACAAAAATTGCAAATCTGACCGATAAATCGTTATCGGGACAAACCAAACTCATGTTAACCGATGCCATTTCTGGTGAGGAAATTAACGAAAGGCTTGTCACGTCGAACGGAGTCGAGACGTTTTCAGTTTCACCTAACGGCAACACCCAAGTCTCTTGGAATTTAAACATTCCGGAAAACGTCGATGCCGTTCAATACAAAATAGTCGCCAAAGCTGGTGATTTTAGTGATGGCGAGCAAAACGTCTTGCCTGTTTTAAGTAACCGCATGTTGGTGACCGAAACCCTACCCATGTGGGTAAAGAGTAACGAGGCCCGAACCTTTGTTTTGGATAAGTTGAAGCATGTGACTTCAAGCACACTTAACTACCATAAACTGACTTTGGAAATAACGTCTAATCCAGCGTGGTATGCCGTGCAAGCATTGCCTTATTTAATGGAGTATCCGTATGAATGCAATGAGCAAACTTTCAGCAGATATTACGCCAACGCTTTGGCGAGCCATATCGCCAATTCAAACCCGAGGATTCAGAAAGTTTTCAACCAATGGAAATCTCAAGACGCACTAATTTCTAACCTTGAAAAAAATGAGGAATTGAAGTCCATTCTCATTCAAGAAACCCCTTGGTTGCGCGATGCCCAAAGTGAAACCGAACAGAAAAAACGCATTGCCCTGTTGTTCGATTTAAACAAAATGAACAACGAATTGCAATCGGCGATCCGAAAATTGAAAAACAACCAAATGTCGTCGGGCGCTTGGTCGTGGTTCAAAGGTGGTTACGAAAATAGATACATTACACAACATATTATTGCAGGTTTTGGGCATCTTAAACAGATCAATGTCACTTCGACTACGCTCATCGACCAAAGTAAAATGATTGAAAAAGCCATCAATTACCTAGATTCAGAATTCATTCAAGAATATAAAGACATCAGAAAATACGATGTCAAAGTCGATTTAAACGAAGACCATTTAAGCTACACCCAACTACATTATCTGTACATGCGAAGTTTCTTTCCGGAGGTGAAAAAATCGAAGGAAGTGGAGGAAATTACCGAGTATTATCAAACACAAATTCAAAAATATTGGTTAAAACGTTCGTTGTACGCCAAAGGTTTGATGGCTTTGGTTTCTCACAGAAATAAGGATGCAAAAACGACTTCGAAAATTTTAAAATCATTGTTAGAAACCAGTATTACTTCCGAAGAACAGGGCATGTACTGGAAAAGCAATACCAATTCGTGGTTTTGGTACCAAGCCCCGATTGAAACCCAGGCGTTGATGGTTGAAGTGTTTTCGGAAGCTGGAGCATCAATTCATGTCTCGCTGAGCGCAGTCGAAGCGCAGAAAAAGAACCTCGAAACCATCGACAACCTAAAAATCTGGTTGCTAAAAAACAAACAGACCAATAGTTGGAAAACCACCAAAGCCACCACCGAAGCCGTTTATGCCTTATTGCTTAAAGGCAGCGATTGGTTAAGTGTAACCGACATGGTTGATGTGGTTTTAGGCGGACAGAAAATTGAACCTAATAAAATAGAAAACGTAAAAGTGGAAGCTGGAACGGGCTATTTTAAAACCTCATGGAATACTGGGGAAATAAAACCCGAAATGGCCGAGGTTAAAATGTCTAAAAAAGGAGAAGGCATCGCATGGGGCGCACTGTATTGGCAATATTTCGAGGATTTGGATAAAATTACTTCGCCCGAAACGCCTTTGAAATTGAAGAAAAAACTCTTTTTGAAGAAGAATACCGATGCGGGCGAGGAAATTTCAGAAATCACAGAAAACACTCATTTAAAAGTGGGCGATTTGGTGCGTGTGCGTATTGAATTACGTAGCGACCGAAACATGGAATTCATCCACATGAAAGACATGCGTGCTGCCGGATTGGAGCCCGTAAACGTAATTAGCCGATACAAATGGCAGGATGGTTTGGGCTATTACGAAAGCACCAAAGACGCCAGTACTAATTTCTTTTTCGATTATTTGCCCAAAGGCGTTTATGTTTTTGAATACGATTTGCGGGTAAACAACGTCGGAAACATGAGCAACGGCATCACCACCATACAAAGCATGTATGCGCCCGAGTTTAGTAGCCATAGCGAAGGCGTTCGGATAGAAGTAAAATAG
- a CDS encoding tetratricopeptide repeat protein yields MIYKFLPLLILFPFYVLGQTSLERVPLLFENKQFKLAEKQVSEVLKDNPKNLQAIELLGDAYSHQKKWDAAIEEYNKLVEADPKNANYHYKYGGALGMKALENKMKSIGFIGDVKEAFLTAAELDPNHMGARWALVELYMQLPGILGGSKSKALKFANELEALSKVDGYLSKGYIYEYDDEPELAEKHYKMAVKTGGSLVCYDKLTQFYLAQDQPQKAITNLNEAYQKHQKESLLKQIEALEDKLQ; encoded by the coding sequence ATGATTTATAAGTTTTTACCACTACTCATATTATTCCCCTTTTATGTTTTGGGGCAAACCAGTTTGGAGCGCGTTCCGTTACTCTTTGAAAACAAACAATTTAAATTGGCAGAAAAACAAGTTTCCGAAGTTTTAAAAGACAACCCAAAAAATTTACAAGCCATAGAGTTGTTGGGTGATGCCTACAGCCATCAAAAAAAATGGGATGCTGCCATAGAAGAATACAACAAATTGGTTGAAGCCGACCCCAAAAACGCTAACTACCACTATAAGTACGGCGGCGCCTTGGGCATGAAAGCCCTAGAAAACAAAATGAAATCCATCGGGTTTATTGGTGATGTAAAAGAAGCCTTTTTAACCGCGGCAGAATTAGACCCAAACCACATGGGCGCTCGCTGGGCTTTGGTAGAACTCTACATGCAACTGCCCGGAATTTTAGGCGGTAGCAAAAGTAAGGCCCTGAAATTTGCCAACGAATTGGAAGCCCTATCGAAAGTAGATGGCTATTTGTCAAAGGGCTATATATATGAATATGACGACGAACCCGAACTCGCCGAAAAACATTATAAAATGGCCGTAAAAACAGGTGGTTCGTTGGTGTGTTACGATAAGCTCACTCAGTTTTATCTCGCCCAAGACCAACCCCAAAAGGCAATTACAAATCTAAACGAAGCCTACCAAAAACATCAAAAGGAAAGTTTACTGAAACAAATTGAAGCTTTAGAGGATAAACTTCAGTAA
- a CDS encoding Mur ligase family protein produces the protein MNVHFIAIGGAAMHNLALALHNKGYHVTGSDDTIFEPSKSRLEAQGLLPETFGWFPEKITRNLDAIVLGMHAKADNPELLKAQDLGLKIYSYPEFLYEQSKGKTRVVIGGSHGKTTITSMILHVMHYHNRDVDYMVGAQLEGFDVMVKLTEENDFIVLEGDEYLSSPIDRRPKFHLYKPNIALLSGIAWDHINVFPTYENYVQQFSMFVDSIVSGGSINYNEEDPEVKRVVEASENTIRKIPYHTPEHTVENGETLLETPEGPLPIEVFGAHNLNNLAGAKWICQHMGIDEDDFYEAIATFKGASKRLEKIAESKNSVAYKDFAHSPSKVEATTKAVKEQYSNRTLVACLELHTYSSLNAEFLKEYKGALDAADVAVVFYSPHAVEIKKLEKVTQEQIADAFQRDDLIIYTNPDDFKNFLFEQNFENKSLLLMSSGNYGGLDFGEVKKLIH, from the coding sequence ATGAACGTACATTTTATAGCCATTGGTGGGGCGGCCATGCACAACTTGGCGCTCGCTTTACACAACAAAGGATACCACGTAACCGGCAGCGACGATACCATTTTTGAACCTTCAAAATCACGCTTGGAAGCCCAAGGACTTTTACCTGAAACTTTTGGTTGGTTTCCTGAAAAAATCACCCGAAATTTAGACGCTATTGTTTTGGGTATGCATGCCAAGGCCGACAATCCTGAATTATTAAAAGCCCAGGACTTAGGACTTAAAATTTACTCGTATCCTGAATTTTTGTACGAACAATCAAAAGGAAAAACCCGTGTGGTGATTGGCGGCAGCCACGGAAAAACCACCATCACTTCCATGATTTTACACGTAATGCACTATCACAACCGCGATGTGGATTATATGGTGGGCGCCCAATTGGAAGGTTTTGATGTGATGGTAAAACTTACCGAAGAAAATGACTTTATCGTTTTGGAAGGCGACGAGTATTTAAGTTCGCCCATTGACAGACGACCAAAATTCCATTTGTATAAACCCAATATTGCTTTGTTGAGCGGTATCGCTTGGGACCATATTAACGTATTCCCCACGTATGAGAATTACGTGCAACAGTTCAGCATGTTTGTCGATTCGATTGTTAGCGGCGGAAGCATCAATTACAACGAAGAAGACCCTGAAGTAAAACGTGTGGTTGAAGCCAGTGAAAACACGATTAGAAAAATACCTTACCACACGCCCGAACACACCGTTGAAAACGGCGAAACTCTTTTGGAAACTCCTGAAGGCCCATTACCAATTGAGGTTTTTGGAGCTCACAACCTGAATAATTTGGCTGGAGCCAAATGGATTTGTCAGCACATGGGCATTGACGAAGACGATTTTTACGAAGCCATTGCCACATTTAAAGGGGCGAGCAAACGTTTGGAAAAAATTGCCGAAAGCAAAAACAGTGTCGCCTACAAAGATTTTGCCCATTCGCCCAGCAAAGTGGAAGCGACCACAAAAGCTGTAAAGGAGCAATACAGCAACCGAACCTTAGTTGCTTGTTTAGAACTCCACACTTACAGCAGCTTAAATGCCGAATTTTTAAAAGAATATAAAGGCGCACTAGATGCTGCCGATGTAGCTGTGGTATTTTACAGTCCGCATGCCGTTGAGATTAAAAAACTTGAAAAAGTAACGCAGGAACAAATTGCCGACGCTTTTCAGCGGGACGATTTAATCATTTATACCAACCCAGACGATTTCAAGAATTTCCTTTTTGAACAGAATTTCGAAAACAAATCACTTTTGTTAATGAGTTCGGGCAATTATGGCGGTTTGGATTTTGGTGAAGTTAAAAAGTTAATCCATTAA